The Oenanthe melanoleuca isolate GR-GAL-2019-014 chromosome 1A, OMel1.0, whole genome shotgun sequence genome contains a region encoding:
- the GALR3 gene encoding galanin receptor type 3, with protein MPGGLNISSDSPELRAAGIIVPIIFSLIFLVGTVGNGLVLAVLLWNGQVKYSTTNLFILNLAVADLCFIICCVPFQATIYTLDGWLFGAFACKAVHFLIYLTMYASSFTLAAVSVDRYLAIRYPLKSRDLRTSRNAGVAIVVIWSLSLLFAGPYLSYYQIIHYHGVPICVPIWEDQRRKVLDIITFVFGYLLPVTVVSLAYTRTIKFLWTSVDPIERISESRKAKSKVTKMIVTVAILFCLCWLPHHLVILCFWFGHFPFNRATYAFRLASHCLSYTNSCLNPIVYALISKHFRKRFKQAFTCLFFQNKIRKKKKRRVGRKVHMVNVERGFANRMGDFNGGNTEVTQVPEEKTRKRDHEGASRARAWTRQVQDAVVSVEKELLEEEVLAKAGHSLDVTLLRGAVGQDQEEALEKG; from the exons ATGCCAGGGGGATTGAACATCTCTTCTGACAGCCCAGAGCTACGTGCAGCAGGGATTATTGTGCCCATCATCTTCTCCCTCATCTTCCTTGTGGGTACTGTGGGAAatgggctggtgctggctgtgctgctgtggaatGGCCAAGTCAAGTACTCCACCACCAACCTCTTCATCCTCAACCTGGCTGTGGCTGACCTGTGCTTCATCATCTGCTGTGTCCCTTTCCAGGCCACTATTTACACCCTGGATGGGTGGCTCTTTGGGGCCTTTGCCTGCAAGGCTGTGCATTTCCTCATCTACCTCACCATGTATGCCAGCAGCTTTACCCTGGCTGCTGTCTCTGTTGACAG GTACTTGGCCATTCGCTATCCACTGAAGTCCCGGGATCTCCGCACGTCCCGAAATGCAGGAGTGGCCATTGTGGTAATCTGGTCGCTGTCCCTGCTCTTTGCAGGGCCTTACCTCAGTTACTACCAGATAATCCATTACCACGGTGTGCCCATCTGTGTCCCCATCTGGGAGGACCAGCGCCGAAAGGTTCTGGACATCATCACGTTTGTATTCGGATACCTGCTGCCCGTGACCGTGGTGAGCCTGGCGTACACTAGGACCATCAAGTTCCTGTGGACTTCGGTAGACCCCATAGAAAGGATCTCAGAGTCTCGGAAAGCCAAGAGTAAGGTCACCAAGATGATTGTCACAGTGGCCATCCTGTTCTGCCTCTGCTGGCTGCCCCACCACCTGGTCATCCTGTGCTTCTGGTTTGGCCACTTTCCCTTCAACCGGGCCACTTATGCTTTCCGCCTGGCTTCCCACTGCCTTTCCTACACCAACTCCTGCCTCAACCCCATTGTCTACGCCCTCATCTCCAAGCATTTCCGCAAGCGTTTCAAGCAGGCCTTCACCTGCCTCTTCTTCCAGaacaaaatcaggaaaaagaagaagaggagagtTGGAAGGAAAGTCCATATGGTCAATGTGGAAAGAGGTTTTGCCAACAGGATGGGAGATTTCAATGGAGGCAACACTGAGGTGACCCAAGTCCCAGAGGAGAAGACCAGGAAGAGAGACCATGAAGGTGCCAGTCGAGCCAGAGCATGGACTCGGCAGGTACAAGATGCCGTGGTCTCTGttgagaaggagctgctggaggaggaagtTTTGGCAAAAGCTGGCCATTCCCTAGATGTGACCCTTTTAAGAGGAGCTGTTGGACAGGACCAAGAAGAAGCCCTAGAAAAGGGCTAG
- the ANKRD54 gene encoding ankyrin repeat domain-containing protein 54 isoform X2 — translation MTWTQQLLEDGADPCAADDKGRTALHFASCNGNDHIVQLLLDHGADPNQRDGLGNTPLHLAACTNHVPVITTLLRGGARVDALDRAGRTPLHLAKSKLNILQEGFSHSLEAVRLEVKQIIQMLREYLDRLGRHEQKEQLDDLCSRLQMTSTKEQVDEVTDLLASFTSLSLQMQKMDNR, via the exons CAACTCTTGGAGGACGGAGCTGACCCTTGTGCTGCGGACGACAAAGGCCGGACAGCCCTGCACTTTGCCTCCTGCAATGGCAACGATCACATCG TCCAACTGCTTCTGGACCATGGGGCTGACCCAAACCAGAGAGATGGGCTGGGCAATACTCCCTTACACTTGG ctgcctgcacgAACCACGTTCCTGTCATCACCACGCTGCTTCGGGGAG GGGCCAGAGTTGATGCCTTGGATCGAGCTGGCAGAACCCCACTGCACCTTGCTAAATCAAAGCTGAATATTCTTCAGGAAGGATTCTCCCACAGCCTGGAAGCTGTACGCCTTGAAGTGAAACAG ATTATCCAGATGTTGCGGGAATACCTGGACCGTCTGGGGAGGCATGAGCAGAAGGAACAGCTGGATGACCTCTGCTCCAGGCTACAGATGACTAGCACAAAGGAGCAG GTGGATGAGGTTACAGACCTCCTGGCCAGCTTCACATCACTCAGCCTGCAGATGCAGAAGATGGACAACAGGTAA
- the LOC130248469 gene encoding uncharacterized protein LOC130248469, producing MATSRGLVPSQLPGTHGDLADVPGEDSDPRSPPALPLCCYVHPGDRTCALRTSRCTECSLVILPQQDLKAVGFERKVVGTSRSDGAGCGKEAVVPSPSQQPQMIPSGSLAGGTKRLWWEGARCPRQLPISRCKQGKGEGHARDAVITQGMRQRASRAQPATALLAMEGPHRGCLLLLLLCLLPPPGTPGPPPPLEPPPPSGPADPTAHLLRGQPSAPVRPYSLSLSPEDYRYAPKPRHLRPGRLRRLLGAAFDPFWMATEEPRGRNGSGPEGSLESLSRALAEGAGRYHRKLWREAEGLQLPAELAGAPARRLRQWLVERAACRLTSAWVDLGPVFWPRWVRHTSCESGGPGCSWPPGMACRPAQLTRIQLLAWHCWAPPLPGPANCTWRHIPYPVVAACKCSCR from the coding sequence ATGGCCACCTCCAGAGGTCTAGTTCCATCACAGCTGCCTGGGACACATGGGGACTTGGCTGACGTGCCAGGAGAGGACAGTGACCCACgcagccctcctgccctgccactCTGCTGCTACGTCCATCCTGGTGACAGGACCTGTGCCCTGAGGACTTCCAGGTGCACCGAGTGCAGCTTGGTGATCCTTCCTCAACAAGACTTAAAGGCCGTTGGATTTGAAAGGAAGGTTGTGGGTACCTCTCGCAGTGATGGAGCAGGATGTGGAAAGGAGGCGGTGGTCCCTTCCCCTTCACAGCAGCCCCAAATGATCCCCAGTGGCTCACTGGCAGGAGGGACCAAGAGGCTCTGGTGGGAAGGAGCGAGGTGTCCCCGCCAGCTCCCTATCAGCCGCTGTaagcagggaaaaggggaaggcCACGCTCGGGACGCGGTGATAACCCAGGGGATGCGGCAGCGTGCGAGCCGGGCACAGCCTGCCACAGCGCTGCTCGCCATGGAGGGACCACACCGcggctgcctcctcctgctgctcctctgcctgctcccaccGCCGGGCACCCCGGGCCCGCCGCCGCCTCTGGAGCCTCCGCCGCCGTCCGGCCCCGCCGACCCCACAGCCCACCTGCTGCGCGGCCAGCCCTCGGCCCCGGTGCGGCCCTACAGCCTGTCGCTGTCCCCCGAGGATTACCGCTACGCCCCCAAGCCCCGCCACCTGCGGCCCGGGCGGCTGCGCCGGCTCCTGGGCGCGGCCTTCGACCCCTTCTGGATGGCGACCGAGGAGCCGCGCGGCCGCAACGGGAGCGGCCCTGAGGGGAGCCTGGAGTCCCTGAGCCGGGCGCTGGCCGAGGGCGCCGGGCGCTATCACCGCAAGCTGTGGCGGGAGGcggaggggctgcagctgcccgCCGAGCTGGCGGGGGCCCCGGCCCGCCGCCTGCGGCAGTGGCTGGTGGAGCGGGCCGCCTGCCGCCTCACCTCGGCCTGGGTGGACCTGGGGCCCGTGTTCTGGCCGCGCTGGGTGCGCCACACCTCGTGCGAGAGCGGCGGCCCCGGCTGCTCCTGGCCGCCCGGCATGGCCTGCCGGCCCGCGCAGCTCACCCGCATCCAGCTGCtggcctggcactgctgggccccgccgctgcccgggCCCGCCAACTGCACCTGGCGGCACATCCCCTACCCCGTGGTGGCCGCCTGCAAGTGCTCCTGCCGCTGA